The Saprospiraceae bacterium genome includes a window with the following:
- a CDS encoding phosphoribosylaminoimidazolesuccinocarboxamide synthase encodes MSLEENTISGTNFNFDGVKNIYHGKVRDVYDIEDKIIMIATDRISAFDHILPKAIPYKGQVLNQIARHFLDATKDIVPNWLIATPDPNVSIGLKAESIKIEMVIRGYLAGHAWRTYKSGERLLCGVRMPDGLKENDQFPVPIITPTTKASEGHDMDISVDEILSRNIVSKEDWDILERYTRALFEKGSKMANERGLILVDTKYEFGKVGDKIILIDEIHTPDSSRYFYLDGYRERQFSNEPQQQLSKEFVREWLIQNNFQGLDGQKIPVIPLSFVEEISERYITLYEIITGQKFEKADTTNIEKRIKVNVNNWLKHN; translated from the coding sequence ATGTCGCTTGAAGAGAACACAATTTCCGGCACCAATTTTAACTTTGATGGTGTAAAAAACATTTATCACGGTAAAGTCCGTGATGTCTACGACATTGAAGATAAGATCATCATGATCGCTACAGACAGAATTTCTGCCTTTGACCATATTCTTCCCAAAGCCATCCCATACAAAGGTCAGGTATTGAACCAGATAGCCCGTCATTTCCTTGATGCCACTAAGGATATTGTTCCCAACTGGCTGATTGCTACTCCTGACCCAAATGTAAGTATAGGATTGAAAGCTGAGTCCATCAAAATTGAAATGGTAATTCGAGGATATCTGGCGGGTCATGCATGGAGGACATATAAATCAGGAGAACGCTTGTTGTGTGGTGTCAGGATGCCCGATGGCCTGAAAGAAAATGATCAATTTCCGGTACCGATTATCACACCGACCACCAAAGCATCTGAAGGTCATGATATGGATATTTCTGTTGACGAAATATTAAGCCGCAACATAGTTAGCAAAGAAGACTGGGATATTCTGGAAAGATATACCAGAGCACTTTTCGAAAAGGGTAGTAAGATGGCGAATGAAAGAGGTCTCATATTGGTTGACACAAAATATGAATTTGGGAAAGTCGGCGATAAAATAATTCTTATTGATGAAATACATACGCCGGACAGTTCAAGATATTTTTATCTCGATGGTTATCGGGAAAGGCAATTCAGTAACGAACCACAACAGCAACTTTCAAAAGAATTTGTTCGTGAATGGCTGATACAAAATAATTTCCAAGGCTTAGATGGTCAAAAAATTCCAGTTATACCCTTGTCATTTGTTGAGGAAATATCCGAAAGGTATATTACATTATATGAAATTATTACTGGCCAAAAATTTGAAAAAGCAGATACAACCAATATTGAAAAAAGAATTAAAGTCAATGTAAATAACTGGTTGAAGCACAATTAG
- the ade gene encoding adenine deaminase has product MEVSGHIIDILNRRIFKGIISVVNDKIEKISETSDEVPDHYILPGFIDAHIHIESSMVTPYEFAKTALRHGTIATVSDPHEIANVCGMDGIDFMIQNSNNTGLKFFFGAPSCVPATSFENAGYEIGVAQIEQLMQRDDIWYLSEMMNWPGVLHGDPIVMQKIQTAHNYKKPVDGHAPGLKGQDAKQYSKPGISTDHECYMLDEALDKISCGMNIIIREGSAAKNFDVLHPLIRLFPQQVMFCSDDKHPDDLITGHINLLVKRALMLGYDIFDVLRIACINPVKHYNIPVGCLREGALADFIIINNIVEWEVTHTYSDGKLVYHDGKVDIPFKITDIINNFNCFPVEENDLKVPLVIGDIPIIKAIDGSLITEKHFASPKSEEGYLVSDSDRDILKICVVNRYKNSPPAVGFIKNFNLKGCAIASTVAHDSHNIIAVGDDDSLIVKAINLIIASQGGLSAVTYDDFQHISLPVAGLMSDQSVEEIGQQYSKISQFVKSQGCLLTAPYMTLSFMALLVIPKIKISDLGMFDAEKFAFY; this is encoded by the coding sequence ATGGAGGTATCCGGTCATATTATTGATATTCTTAATAGAAGAATTTTTAAGGGAATCATCTCCGTTGTAAATGACAAAATAGAAAAAATATCAGAAACATCAGATGAAGTTCCGGATCATTACATATTGCCGGGATTTATAGATGCGCACATACACATAGAAAGTTCGATGGTTACTCCATATGAATTTGCCAAAACTGCACTCAGACACGGAACCATTGCTACAGTATCAGATCCTCACGAAATCGCAAATGTTTGTGGTATGGATGGAATAGACTTCATGATTCAAAATTCTAACAACACCGGTTTAAAGTTTTTTTTCGGGGCGCCTTCCTGTGTACCGGCTACTTCCTTCGAAAATGCAGGATATGAAATTGGTGTAGCACAAATTGAACAACTAATGCAAAGAGATGATATATGGTATCTCTCTGAAATGATGAACTGGCCAGGGGTACTGCATGGAGATCCTATCGTAATGCAGAAAATCCAAACTGCTCACAATTATAAAAAACCTGTTGATGGCCACGCTCCGGGTTTAAAGGGACAAGATGCAAAACAGTATTCAAAACCAGGCATATCGACTGATCACGAATGTTACATGCTTGATGAGGCTTTGGATAAGATTTCATGCGGTATGAATATTATTATTCGGGAAGGTTCTGCTGCCAAAAACTTCGATGTCTTACATCCTTTGATTCGATTATTCCCACAACAGGTTATGTTTTGTAGTGACGACAAGCATCCTGATGACCTTATAACAGGTCACATCAACCTGCTGGTAAAAAGAGCATTGATGCTTGGATATGATATTTTTGATGTCTTGCGTATTGCTTGCATCAATCCGGTAAAACATTACAACATACCCGTTGGTTGCTTACGAGAAGGAGCATTGGCTGACTTCATTATCATCAATAATATTGTAGAATGGGAAGTGACTCACACCTATAGTGATGGAAAATTAGTTTACCATGATGGAAAAGTGGACATACCATTCAAGATAACAGACATTATCAATAACTTTAATTGTTTTCCAGTAGAGGAAAATGACTTGAAAGTACCACTTGTTATTGGTGATATTCCTATAATTAAGGCCATCGATGGATCATTGATTACCGAAAAGCACTTTGCAAGCCCAAAATCAGAAGAAGGATATTTGGTTTCAGACTCCGACCGGGATATACTTAAAATTTGTGTTGTCAACAGATATAAAAATTCACCACCTGCTGTAGGATTTATTAAAAATTTTAATCTGAAAGGTTGTGCTATAGCCTCCACGGTGGCACATGATTCGCACAATATCATTGCTGTAGGAGATGATGACAGCCTGATTGTCAAAGCAATAAACCTCATAATAGCTTCTCAAGGTGGTCTTTCTGCAGTAACATACGATGATTTTCAACACATATCATTGCCGGTAGCGGGTTTAATGAGTGATCAATCTGTGGAAGAGATAGGTCAGCAATACAGCAAAATTTCGCAATTTGTGAAAAGTCAGGGTTGCCTGTTAACTGCCCCTTATATGACGCTTTCGTTTATGGCACTTTTGGTAATTCCAAAAATAAAAATCAGCGATTTGGGGATGTTTGATGCTGAAAAATTTGCTTTTTATTGA
- a CDS encoding SMI1/KNR4 family protein has protein sequence MSPIIEDFIILKDLQTSYLNEDSKIYNIGASDEEIIEAQLAFGASFPNEIKDFYKYVNGHKIYPDYYGSPRLIQGKFSLFSLKNAVKYYQDIDWQEYEDIYELHCFPGNKLFPILDGGNFDVYWIDLNQESTNKNQIYQTNTLSEPHCYAFLSFENMIETFKIAYEEKIIFKSDEIIKTKYQEFYQLCYEQTGLEIWK, from the coding sequence ATGAGTCCAATTATAGAAGACTTTATTATTCTTAAGGATCTTCAAACTAGCTACTTAAATGAAGATTCTAAAATTTATAATATTGGAGCATCAGATGAAGAAATAATTGAAGCACAATTGGCTTTTGGTGCATCTTTTCCAAATGAAATAAAAGATTTTTATAAATATGTCAATGGACATAAAATTTACCCCGATTACTATGGTTCGCCAAGACTAATTCAAGGTAAGTTTTCTTTATTTTCTCTAAAAAACGCCGTTAAGTATTATCAAGATATAGATTGGCAAGAATATGAAGATATATACGAGCTCCATTGTTTTCCAGGGAATAAGCTTTTTCCAATATTGGATGGAGGAAACTTTGATGTGTACTGGATAGACCTTAATCAAGAAAGTACTAACAAAAACCAAATTTATCAGACGAATACGTTAAGCGAACCTCACTGCTATGCTTTTCTATCTTTTGAAAATATGATTGAGACTTTTAAGATTGCTTATGAGGAGAAAATAATTTTTAAAAGTGATGAAATAATTAAAACAAAGTATCAAGAATTTTATCAATTGTGTTATGAGCAAACCGGATTGGAGATATGGAAATAA
- a CDS encoding arsenite methyltransferase: MHTDNEIKEMVRQKYSEIALQDKEINAASCCGAGGCSTEVYNIMSEDYVELEGYAIDADLGLGCGLPTVFAKIKEGDTVIDLGSGAGNDCFVARAETGPSGKVIGIDFTTAMIDKARENTEKLGYTNVEFRQGDIEDMPVGSNKADVVVSNCVLNLVPNKKAVFAEIYRVLKAGGHFSISDIVLTGNLPDKLKSAAEMYAGCVAGAIHKDDYLSMIKESGFQNITVQKDKPINIPEDILSEYLSPEEVKLYMTMNTSIRSITVYAEKGEKVACCTPGGGCC; encoded by the coding sequence ATGCACACAGATAATGAAATCAAAGAAATGGTAAGGCAGAAATATAGTGAAATCGCCTTGCAGGATAAAGAAATCAATGCTGCTTCCTGTTGCGGAGCTGGAGGTTGCAGTACTGAAGTATACAATATCATGAGTGAAGACTATGTCGAATTAGAAGGTTATGCCATAGATGCTGATTTGGGTCTGGGTTGTGGTCTTCCTACCGTTTTTGCTAAAATAAAAGAGGGTGACACCGTGATCGATTTAGGTAGTGGAGCGGGAAATGATTGTTTTGTAGCAAGAGCCGAAACAGGACCTTCAGGCAAAGTGATCGGTATAGATTTTACCACAGCGATGATTGACAAAGCACGTGAAAATACTGAGAAATTGGGCTATACCAATGTGGAGTTTCGTCAAGGTGACATTGAAGATATGCCTGTAGGCAGCAATAAAGCTGATGTAGTAGTGAGTAACTGTGTGCTCAATCTGGTTCCTAATAAAAAAGCGGTGTTTGCTGAAATATACAGAGTCCTAAAGGCAGGTGGACATTTTAGCATATCTGACATAGTACTGACCGGAAATCTTCCTGATAAACTAAAATCTGCAGCCGAGATGTACGCAGGATGCGTTGCAGGAGCCATACATAAGGATGATTACCTAAGTATGATAAAAGAGTCCGGATTTCAAAATATTACCGTCCAAAAAGATAAACCTATCAATATACCTGAAGATATATTATCCGAGTATCTTTCTCCTGAAGAGGTAAAGCTTTATATGACGATGAATACATCCATCAGGAGTATTACTGTGTATGCTGAAAAAGGCGAAAAAGTAGCATGTTGTACTCCAGGTGGTGGATGTTGTTGA
- a CDS encoding CPBP family intramembrane metalloprotease, producing MFPELGNLGKNDWWRYLLGIFIVFMSYLFGQIIMYGIVILNSSSYNEGINALQTFEETMDFGVLGMPKNLVFILLISWFAFAIAGLYFVVKTLHAKDFIKMITPKSKVDYSKIMFGFLLWLMISLFLEAVNYNSDPENYSFRWDLSTFLPLVVISFIFLPIQTSFEELFFRGYLLQGFYWLSKNKWLPILISSILFGLVHGTNPEVAKYGFWTMQAYYILAGLFLAFITVMDDGLELALGVHAATNIFGATLFTYEGSVLQTDSLFITHQIDPSMMTFTFLIGALTFIVICKYKYNWPEWNFIFTRNNTLNNTNA from the coding sequence ATGTTTCCCGAACTTGGTAATTTAGGTAAGAATGACTGGTGGCGATACCTTTTGGGAATTTTCATTGTCTTTATGTCTTATCTATTTGGGCAAATCATAATGTATGGTATTGTCATACTAAATTCAAGTAGTTATAATGAAGGGATCAATGCATTACAAACCTTTGAAGAAACCATGGATTTCGGGGTTCTGGGAATGCCGAAGAATTTGGTTTTTATACTGCTGATCTCCTGGTTTGCTTTTGCGATAGCCGGATTGTACTTTGTAGTCAAAACGCTGCATGCCAAAGATTTTATAAAAATGATTACCCCTAAGAGTAAGGTTGATTATTCGAAAATAATGTTTGGATTTCTATTATGGCTTATGATTTCACTTTTTTTGGAAGCAGTCAATTACAATTCGGATCCTGAAAACTATTCTTTCAGATGGGATTTAAGTACTTTTCTTCCATTGGTAGTGATTTCATTCATTTTTTTACCAATTCAGACAAGTTTTGAGGAGTTGTTTTTCAGAGGATATTTACTTCAAGGGTTTTATTGGCTTTCAAAAAACAAATGGCTCCCTATCTTGATTTCCAGCATTTTATTTGGGCTTGTACACGGCACCAATCCTGAAGTTGCCAAGTATGGATTTTGGACTATGCAGGCATATTATATATTAGCAGGTTTGTTTTTGGCATTTATCACTGTGATGGATGATGGATTGGAGCTTGCTTTGGGAGTACATGCAGCGACCAACATTTTTGGCGCTACATTATTTACTTATGAAGGAAGTGTGTTACAAACGGATAGCCTCTTTATCACGCATCAAATAGATCCATCAATGATGACTTTTACTTTTTTAATAGGAGCTTTAACCTTTATTGTCATATGTAAATACAAGTACAATTGGCCTGAATGGAATTTTATTTTTACCAGAAACAATACTTTAAATAACACTAACGCTTAG
- a CDS encoding RHS repeat protein translates to MKSINIFIIAIFFYSQNSFCQVNWNDINYSYIKNNLKVPASPSATAFTKFGDFKVGHYTGSVQADIPLFKIGSSYVGMEISLNYASDGMKLADVGGWTGIGWNMNAGGVITRTVRGNPDESHTYYWTNIDHNQPIAYLDQMRERKFLDSIQRGFFETQPDLYTISVGGISNSFIIKKDGTVLWEEQKHMQIEVQWQSTNGNANDIAGFIVTDKMGYRYYFGVPEKTSYTQEIVSGTAVNYSNSYAYNSAWYLTLITHPSYGNDVIQLTYTTIPGDGGIPVNFNNMGSLSYNYSCSDGCPENCQPQIYCDGVSGPYTMSTSKIEFRKIIHKIVHLKGNKKRQEVVFTTSQNNAYYGDGNYKIDKVNLYDMQNPSISQKEFQLSYSTASRKLFLTQVVEKDYNSVDSLPPYKFDYDLTGVTFEDPYGTASDFWGYYKPGTTATVHGNCSGCGSGGRGPSSFTQGMLKKMTFPTGGYQMYEYDSHEVEPYNTSTGSGSTCETMSYVGGLRIKKISNFNMDGIKTSEREYRYVTQLNGITSSGKHLYKLHLISSPQLKTEHEGGACISSPFLGNGCPNCYATNHSYFTATMKADPIKIDNVFAKGHVGYSRVEEVITSVTNSNIGGITAYEFHNQPYEQSQVVRNGELRSMEEWARVGSNNWKKVKRHDKKYYMDPPTNTSNLPAYYGFITEPEQIQHTVKNVLCRIGAGTWDFDWKRTDANTPTCIESYQFRTRWTRGFQEFRTKTNYLITDSITTFDSWDQAKYLSQVTHYSYNYNAHSVPIQIKTVNSDGYEYYITNNNIVYNEPREVTRSMSGNPFSAYTYKINYGWLGGYNLPVSIQDKYGIFYNFETVEEITARDSYGNILEAKRTHDVENTYIWDNDTTYMACFARNAKVNDVKYSRFERATNHSGGWNLTSANVKYGPKGGAAGNGYYEITPSIGATLANGIPAGKYILSYYVNSPTLSSVSINSLTGNVVKSIISPTASHTGYYQVEHIINVTASSLIQVRSASSTLKLDELRLYPADALVQTFTYDSRNNQLTAIGDESGKLTRFEYDSFNRLTGIYNHDDHLIKTNEYQYANPGFTKNALIDRTVLLSGQTNVGAVSGLASNYLLRSYNYFDGLGRETQMVMPDFSPLGNDVIKLKKYDIYGRDIYDYLPYSIANSATSLSGIFRATPDTEQSSFWYTHHAGDSTAYTEKMTELSPMMRETGLRSPGAAFASYPTTINYKLNDANEVRIPTTFSSYYDANTLFKNEIIDEDNKKTTTYTDKLGRKVM, encoded by the coding sequence ATGAAAAGTATAAATATATTTATTATCGCTATTTTCTTTTATTCGCAGAACTCATTTTGTCAGGTAAACTGGAATGATATTAATTATTCATATATCAAAAACAATCTGAAAGTACCGGCAAGCCCAAGTGCCACTGCTTTTACCAAGTTTGGTGACTTCAAAGTAGGACATTACACAGGAAGTGTACAAGCGGATATTCCACTTTTTAAAATAGGAAGTAGTTATGTCGGGATGGAAATATCGTTGAATTATGCATCGGATGGTATGAAGCTTGCCGATGTAGGTGGATGGACAGGGATAGGGTGGAATATGAATGCAGGTGGAGTGATCACCCGCACAGTAAGAGGCAATCCGGATGAAAGCCATACCTATTACTGGACAAATATTGATCATAACCAACCTATCGCTTATCTTGATCAAATGCGTGAGAGAAAATTTCTGGATTCAATACAGCGTGGATTTTTTGAAACGCAGCCGGATTTGTATACCATAAGTGTGGGAGGCATTTCCAATTCTTTTATTATTAAAAAGGATGGAACTGTACTATGGGAAGAACAAAAACATATGCAGATCGAGGTACAATGGCAATCTACAAATGGAAATGCTAATGATATAGCAGGCTTTATAGTTACAGATAAAATGGGCTATCGATACTACTTTGGTGTACCTGAAAAAACCAGTTATACACAGGAAATTGTTTCCGGTACTGCTGTGAATTACTCCAATTCATATGCTTATAACTCAGCATGGTATCTTACACTCATCACACACCCCTCATATGGCAATGATGTGATACAGCTGACCTATACAACCATTCCCGGTGATGGCGGGATTCCTGTCAATTTTAACAACATGGGTTCATTATCTTATAATTATAGCTGTAGTGATGGTTGTCCAGAGAATTGTCAGCCGCAGATATATTGTGATGGAGTCAGTGGACCTTATACAATGAGTACTTCAAAAATTGAATTCAGGAAAATCATACATAAAATAGTACATCTGAAAGGAAATAAAAAAAGACAAGAGGTCGTATTTACCACTTCACAAAATAATGCCTATTATGGAGACGGCAATTATAAAATTGACAAGGTCAATTTATATGACATGCAAAATCCATCTATATCTCAAAAAGAATTTCAGCTTAGTTACAGTACCGCTTCAAGAAAGCTATTTTTAACACAGGTTGTGGAGAAAGATTATAATTCCGTCGACTCATTGCCACCATATAAGTTTGACTACGATCTCACAGGAGTTACCTTTGAAGACCCTTATGGAACCGCTTCAGATTTTTGGGGATATTACAAACCCGGAACAACAGCAACGGTACATGGTAACTGCAGTGGTTGTGGAAGTGGAGGAAGAGGTCCATCCTCGTTTACACAAGGTATGTTGAAAAAAATGACTTTTCCGACTGGAGGTTACCAAATGTACGAATATGATTCACATGAGGTTGAGCCATATAATACAAGTACTGGTTCAGGGTCCACATGTGAGACTATGAGTTATGTCGGAGGTCTCCGTATAAAAAAGATTTCTAATTTTAATATGGATGGCATAAAGACTTCTGAGAGAGAATATAGATATGTAACACAACTGAATGGTATTACATCATCAGGAAAACATCTGTACAAACTTCATCTGATATCATCCCCTCAATTGAAAACCGAACATGAAGGAGGCGCATGTATTTCATCACCTTTTTTAGGAAATGGCTGTCCAAATTGTTATGCGACAAATCATAGTTACTTTACAGCTACTATGAAGGCAGATCCCATCAAAATTGATAATGTTTTTGCTAAAGGGCATGTAGGATACTCCAGGGTAGAGGAAGTCATCACATCTGTAACAAATAGTAATATAGGTGGGATAACGGCATATGAATTTCATAATCAACCATATGAACAATCTCAGGTAGTGAGAAACGGTGAATTGAGGTCTATGGAGGAGTGGGCCAGAGTCGGGAGTAACAACTGGAAAAAAGTAAAAAGGCATGATAAAAAATATTATATGGACCCGCCAACCAACACATCAAATCTTCCTGCTTATTATGGTTTTATTACAGAGCCAGAACAAATTCAACATACTGTAAAAAATGTGCTTTGCCGTATCGGTGCTGGTACTTGGGATTTTGATTGGAAACGAACTGATGCTAATACTCCTACATGCATTGAATCCTACCAGTTTAGGACAAGATGGACAAGGGGCTTCCAAGAATTCAGAACCAAAACAAACTACCTGATTACGGACAGCATCACAACTTTTGACAGTTGGGATCAGGCAAAATATCTGTCTCAGGTGACCCATTACAGCTATAATTATAATGCTCATAGCGTGCCAATACAGATTAAAACAGTTAATAGTGATGGATATGAATACTATATCACAAATAATAACATAGTCTATAATGAACCACGAGAGGTTACAAGAAGTATGTCAGGTAACCCATTCAGTGCATATACTTACAAAATCAATTATGGATGGCTGGGTGGTTACAATCTTCCTGTAAGCATTCAGGATAAATACGGGATATTTTATAACTTTGAAACAGTAGAAGAAATAACTGCACGTGACTCTTATGGCAATATTCTTGAAGCTAAAAGAACTCATGATGTTGAAAATACCTATATCTGGGACAACGATACTACCTATATGGCTTGTTTTGCCCGTAATGCAAAGGTCAACGACGTTAAGTATAGCAGGTTTGAGAGGGCTACTAATCATAGTGGTGGCTGGAATCTAACTTCGGCCAATGTAAAGTATGGACCAAAAGGTGGTGCTGCCGGAAACGGGTACTATGAAATTACACCATCTATTGGTGCAACTTTGGCCAACGGAATACCTGCGGGAAAATATATCTTGTCTTACTATGTCAACAGTCCTACTTTATCCAGTGTCAGTATCAATAGCCTGACAGGAAATGTGGTGAAATCGATTATATCTCCTACAGCGTCACACACCGGATACTATCAGGTAGAGCACATCATCAATGTGACTGCGAGTAGTCTTATCCAGGTGAGATCAGCATCCTCCACACTAAAACTGGACGAACTCAGGCTTTATCCTGCGGATGCATTGGTTCAGACATTTACGTACGACTCACGCAATAACCAACTCACCGCTATAGGAGATGAATCCGGCAAACTGACCCGTTTTGAGTATGACAGCTTCAACAGGCTCACAGGTATATACAACCATGATGATCACCTCATCAAAACGAACGAGTATCAATATGCCAACCCGGGATTTACTAAAAATGCCTTGATAGACAGAACGGTGTTGCTCTCAGGGCAAACAAATGTGGGTGCTGTATCCGGTCTTGCATCCAATTATTTGCTTCGTTCTTACAATTATTTTGATGGATTAGGACGTGAAACTCAGATGGTCATGCCTGACTTTTCGCCTTTGGGAAATGATGTGATAAAACTCAAAAAGTATGATATCTACGGTCGGGACATATATGATTATCTGCCCTATAGTATAGCCAATTCTGCAACAAGTTTAAGTGGTATTTTCAGGGCTACTCCTGATACTGAACAGTCTTCATTTTGGTACACACATCATGCCGGTGATAGTACTGCATATACAGAAAAGATGACTGAATTGTCTCCGATGATGCGCGAGACTGGCTTGAGATCTCCTGGTGCAGCATTTGCTTCTTATCCGACAACAATCAATTATAAACTCAATGATGCCAATGAAGTCAGAATACCTACCACATTTTCCAGTTATTATGATGCCAATACATTGTTTAAAAATGAAATAATTGATGAGGATAACAAAAAGACCACAACCTATACGGACAAATTAGGTAGAAAAGTGATGTAA
- a CDS encoding transposase, whose product MKERRQVLDIPPIAIQTYEHRVYERRCSCGACCVSSFPDHVKSPISYGRNIETLCGYFSARQYVSVSRIREMFADVFNLNISEGTIVNKIKSLAQRCMPQYEEIQKEVQQSSCVGTDETGGKVNGKLRWLWAWQTRLVTFIVVSSNRGFETIEKYFGEGFVNTILVHDCWKAHFIIGAKGRQICLSHILRELQYFIEKRK is encoded by the coding sequence TTGAAAGAAAGGCGACAAGTCTTAGACATACCGCCCATTGCCATACAAACATATGAGCATAGGGTGTACGAAAGACGTTGTAGTTGTGGAGCTTGTTGTGTCAGTTCTTTTCCTGACCATGTAAAGAGTCCGATAAGTTATGGTCGAAACATTGAGACATTATGTGGATACTTTTCAGCCAGACAGTATGTGAGCGTATCCAGAATACGAGAGATGTTTGCAGACGTATTCAATCTAAACATCAGCGAAGGAACAATTGTCAATAAAATAAAGTCTTTGGCACAAAGATGTATGCCACAGTATGAAGAAATACAAAAAGAGGTACAACAAAGTAGCTGTGTGGGAACAGATGAAACAGGAGGCAAGGTAAACGGTAAGTTGCGATGGTTGTGGGCATGGCAAACAAGATTAGTCACCTTTATAGTAGTTTCATCAAATAGAGGCTTTGAAACTATTGAGAAGTACTTTGGCGAAGGATTTGTTAATACTATATTGGTCCATGATTGCTGGAAGGCACACTTCATCATAGGGGCAAAAGGACGTCAGATATGCCTAAGCCATATACTTAGAGAATTACAATACTTTATTGAAAAGAGAAAATAA
- a CDS encoding dienelactone hydrolase family protein: MDSKIIRLYDEYTHKPLNRKDFITRMIQLTGSITTAMSMISLLENNNERTITKETEAGLFTESVEWTAEGGQMRGYLARPEKMAKYPGVIIIHENRGLNEHIKDVTRRAALAGFVALAPDGLSQLGGTPANADEARALFSKLDSAQNTKNFSSAVKYLNLRNDCNSNTGCVGFCWGGAMANQLAIHAENLKGAVAFYGKQAAKEDVIKLKCPVQLHYAEKDERINAGMAEYEAELKAQNKVYEQYFYQGVDHAFHNNTSEARYNAEAANLAWERTLSFLNKYLVK, from the coding sequence ATGGATTCAAAAATTATCCGTCTTTATGATGAGTATACTCATAAGCCACTCAACAGAAAGGACTTTATCACCAGGATGATACAACTCACAGGAAGTATAACCACTGCTATGAGTATGATATCATTGCTTGAAAACAATAACGAAAGAACGATCACTAAAGAAACTGAAGCTGGCCTATTTACAGAAAGTGTAGAATGGACCGCTGAAGGTGGACAAATGAGAGGATATCTCGCAAGACCTGAAAAAATGGCCAAATATCCGGGAGTCATCATCATCCATGAAAACCGGGGACTCAATGAACATATCAAGGATGTCACTCGAAGGGCTGCTCTTGCCGGTTTTGTGGCATTAGCTCCGGATGGATTGTCCCAACTAGGTGGCACTCCGGCAAATGCTGATGAAGCAAGAGCTCTGTTCAGCAAACTGGATTCTGCTCAGAATACTAAAAACTTTTCTTCAGCTGTAAAGTATCTCAACTTGAGAAATGATTGCAACAGCAATACCGGTTGTGTCGGATTTTGTTGGGGAGGCGCAATGGCCAATCAACTTGCCATCCATGCAGAAAATTTGAAAGGAGCAGTGGCTTTCTATGGGAAACAAGCTGCAAAAGAAGATGTTATAAAATTAAAATGCCCTGTTCAACTACACTATGCCGAAAAAGATGAAAGGATCAATGCGGGTATGGCTGAATATGAAGCAGAATTAAAAGCTCAAAATAAGGTATATGAACAATATTTTTATCAGGGTGTAGATCATGCATTTCATAATAATACTTCCGAAGCGCGTTACAATGCAGAAGCTGCTAATTTAGCATGGGAACGAACATTATCATTTTTGAACAAATACCTTGTAAAGTAA